The stretch of DNA CCATAGAAGACTTGTTGAGAGCTTGTGTGTTGGAACAAAATGGAAGTTGGGATAGCTTTTTTCCACTTATAGGTAATTTCAAGAAAgtgatcatgtatttctgagagttacTCCAACAACTGGGGTTGGTCGAGCATTAAAAATGCAAAAGCTTACTCCTCGGTTTATAGGACCTTACCAGATTCTTAAACCTGACAGTAACGTGGCATATCAGATCGCGTTACCTCCTTCTCTTTCTAATCTTCATAGTGTCTTTCACGTGTCTCAACTTTGCAATTACATTTTCGATCCCTCACACGTGATTGAGTCAAACAAggtccaaataaaagagaatctaaCTTTTGAGACTTTACCGCTACGTATTGAGGACCAAAAAACCAAAGAATTAAGGGGTAAGACGATTTCATTGGTTAAGGTTGTCTGGGGAGGTGTTACTGGTGAAAGTGCTATGTGGGAAGTCCAAAGCCAGATGCGCGATTCTTATCCAGAACTGTTTCTGTCAGGTAAATTTAGAGGATGAAATTTTCCTCAAGACGGGGAGAAATGCCAATTTCTCATTACCTTATTTTAGTAGTATAATGATACACTACTATTAttatatgagtgttaatatgtattctaatttctttaggtgtgtctgtgtgtttgccttagtaattgatttaaagcattaatattaactatatttaacctacaaaaataaataaaataatatatatatatatatatatatataaaataatccaATGAGTGAATTTGTGTTGTTACACTAGTTGTTACCTTTAGTTCtaatagaataataataataataataataataataataataataataataataataaNNNNNNNNNNNNNNNNNNNNNNNNNNNNNNNNNNNNNNNNNNNNNNNNNNNNNNNNNNNNNNNNNNNNNNNNNNNNNNNNNNNNNNNNNNNNNNNNNNNNNNNNNNNNNNNNNNNNNNNNNNNNNNNNNNNNNNNNNNNNNNNNNNNNNNNNNNNNNNNNNNNNNNNNNNNNNNNNNNNNNNNNNNNNNNNNNNNNNNNNNNNNNNNNNNNNNNNNNNNNNNNNNNNNNNNNNNNNNNNNNNNNNNNNNNNNNNNNNNNNNNNNNNNNNNNNNNNNNNNNNNNNNNNNNNNNNNNNNNNNNNNNNNNNNNNNNNNNNNNNNNNNNNNNNNNNNNNNNNNNNNNNNNNNNNNNNNNNNNNNNNNNNNNNNNNNNNNNNNNNNNNNNNNNNNNNNNNNNNNNNNNNNNNNNNNNNNNNNNNNNNNNNNNNNNNNNNNNNNNNNNNNNNNNNNNNNNNNNNNNNNNNNNNNNNNNNNNNNNNNNNNNNNNNNNNNNNNNNNNNNNNNNNNNNNNNNNNNNNNNNNNNNNNNNNNNNNNNNNNNNNNNNNNNNNNNNNNNNNNNNNNNNNNNNNNNNNNNNNNNNNNNNNNNNNNNNNNNNNNNNNNNNNNNNNNNNNNNNNNNNNNNNNNNNNNNNNNNNNNNNNNNNNNNNNNNNNNNNNNNNNNNNNNNNNNNNNNNNNNNNNNNNNNNNNNNNNNNNNNNNNNNNNNNNNNNNNNNNNNNNNNNNNNNNNNNNNNNNNNNNNNNNNNNNNNNNNNNNNNNNNNNNNNNNNNNNNNNNNNNNNNNNNNNNNNNNNNNNNNNNNNNNNNNNNNNNNNNNNNNNNNNNNNNNNNNNNNNNNNNNNNNNNNNNNNNNNNNNNNNNNNNNNNNNNNNNNNNNNNNNNNNNNNNNNNNNNNNNNNNNNNNNNNNNNNNNNNNNNNNNNNNNNNNNNNNNNNNNNNNNNNNNNNNNNNNNNNNNNNNNNNNNNNNNNNNNNNNNNNNNNNNNNNNNNNNNNNNNNNNNNNNNNNNNNNNNNNNNNNNNNNNNNNNNNNNNNNNNNNNNNNNNNNNNNNNNNNNNNNNNNNNNNNNNNNNNNNNNNNNNNNNNNNNNNNNNNNNNNNNNNNNNNNNNNNNNNNNNNNNNNNNNNNNNNNNNNNNNNNNNNNNNNNNNNNNNNNNNNNNNNNNNNNNNNNNNNNNNNNNNNNNNNNNNNNNNNNNNNNNNNNNNNNNNNNNNNNNNNNNNNNNNNNNNNNNNNNNNNNNNNNNNNNNNNNNNNNNNNNNNNNNNNNNNNNNNNNNNNNNNNNNNNNNNNNNNNNNNNNNNNNNNNNNNNNNNNNNNNNNNNNNNNNNNNNNNNNNNNNNNNNNNNNNNNNNNNNNNNNNNNNNNNNNNNNNNNNNNNNNNNNNNNNNNNNNNNNNNNNNNNNNNNNNNNNNNNNNNNNNNNNNNNNNNNNNNNNNNNNNNNNNNNNNNNNNNNNNNNNNNNNNNNNNNNNNNNNNNNNNNNNNNNNNNNNNNNNNNNNNNNNNNNNNNNNNNNNNNNNNNNNNNNNNNNNNNNNNNNNNNNNNNNNNNNNNNNNNNNNNNNNNNNNNNNNNNNNNNNNNNNNNNNNNNNNNNNNNNNNNNNNNNNNNNNNNNNNNNNNNNNNNNNNNNNNNNNNNNNNNNNNNNNNNNNNNNNNNNNNNNNNNNNNNNNNNNNNNNNNNNNNNNNNNNNNNNNNNNNNNNNNNNNNNNNNNNNNNNNNNNNNNNNNNNNNNNNNNNNNNNNNNNNNNNNNNNNNNNNNNNNNNNNNNNNNNNNNNNNNNNNNNNNNNNNNNNNNNNNNNNNNNNNNNNNNNNNNNNNNNNNNNNNNNNNNNNNNNNNNNNNNNNNNNNNNNNNNNNNNNNNNNNNNNNNNNNNNNNNNNNNNNNNNNNNNNNNNNNNNNNNNNNNNNNNNNNNNNNNNNNNNNNNNNNNNNNNNNNNNNNNNNNNNNNNNNNNNNNNNNNNNNNNNNNNNNNNNNNNNNNNNNNNNNNNNNNNNNNNNNNNNNNNNNNNNNNNNNNNNNNNNNNNNNNNNNNNNNNNNNNNNNNNNNNNNNNNNNNNNNNNNNNNNNNNNNNNNNNNNNNNNNNNNNNNNNNNNNNNNNNNNNNNNNNNNNNNNNNNNNNNNNNNNNNNNNNNNNNNNNNNNNNNNNNNNNNNNNNNNNNNNNNNNNNNNNNNNNNNNNNNNNNNNNNNNNNNNNNNNNNNNNNNNNNNNNNNNNNNNNNNNNNNNNNNNNNNNNNNNNNNNNNNNNNNNNNNNNNNNNNNNNNNNNNNNNNNNNNNNNNNNNNNNNNNNNNNNNNNNNNNNNNNNNNNNNNNNNNNNNNNNNNNNNNNNNNNNNNNNNNNNNNNNNNNNNNNNNNNNNNNNNNNNNNNNNNNNNNNNNNNNNNNNNNNNNNNNNNNNNNNNNNNNNNNNNNNNNNNNNNNNNNNNNNNNNNNNNNNNNNNNNNNNNNNNNNNNNNNNNNNNNNNNNNNNNNNNNNNNNNNNNNNNNNNNNNNNNNNNNNNNNNNNNNNNNNNNNNNNNNNNNNNNNNNNNNNNNNNNNNNNNNNNNNNNNNNNNNNNNNNNNNNNNNNNNNNNNNNNNNNNNNNNNNNNNNNNNNNNNNNNNNNNNNNNNNNNNNNNNNNNNNNNNNNNNNNNNNNNNNNNNNNNNNNNNNNNNNNNNNNNNNNNNNNNNNNNNNNNNNNNNNNNNNNNNNNNNNNNNNNNNNNNNNNNNNNNNNNNNNNNNNNNNNNNNNNNNNNNNNNNNNNNNNNNNNNNNNNNNNNNNNNNNNNNNNNNNNNNNNNNNNNNNNNNNNNNNNNNNNNNNNNNNNNNNNNNNNNNNNNNNNNNNNNNNNNNNNNNNNNNNNNNNNNNNNNNNNNNNNNNNNNNNNNNNNNNNNNNNNNNNNNNNNNNNNNNNNNNNNNNNNNNNNNNNNNNNNNNNNNNNNNNNNNNNNNNNNNNNNNNNNNNNNNNNNNNNNNNNNNNNNNNNNNNNNNNNNNNNNNNNNNNNNNNNNNNNNNNNNNNNNNNNNNNNNNNNNNNNNNNNNNNNNNNNNNNNNNNNNNNNNNNNNNNNNNNNNNNNNNNNNNNNNNNNNNNNNNNNNNNNNNNNNNNNNNNNNNNNNNNNNNNNNNNNNNNNNNNNNNNNNNNNNNNNNNNNNNNNNNNNNNNNNNNNNNNNNNNNNNNNNNNNNNNNNNNNNNNNNNNNNNNNNNNNNNNNNNNNNNNNNNNNNNNNNNNNNNNNNNNNNNNNNNNNNNNNNNNNNNNNNNNNNNNNNNNNNNNNNNNNNNNNNNNNNNNNNNNNNNNNNNNNNNNNNNNNNNNNNNNNNNNNNNNNNNNNNNNNNNNNNNNNNNNNNNNNNNNNNNNNNNNNNNNNNNNNNNNNNNNNNNNNNNNNNNNNNNNNNNNNNNNNNNNNNNNNNNNNNNNNNNNNNNNNNNNNNNNNNNNNNNNNNNNNNNNNNNNNNNNNNNNNNNNNNNNNNNNNNNNNNNNNNNNNNNNNNNNNNNNNNNNNNNNNNNNNNNNNNNNNNNNNNNNNNNNNNNNNNNNNNNNNNNNNNNNNNNNNNNNNNNNNNNNNNNNNNNNNNNNNNNNNNNNNNNNNNNNNNNNNNNNNNNNNNNNNNNNNNNNNNNNNNNNNNNNNNNNNNNNNNNNNNNNNNNNNNNNNNNNNNNNNNNNNNNNNNNNNNNNNNNNNNNNNNNNNNNNNNNNNNNNNNNNNNNNNNNNNNNNNNNNNNNNNNNNNNNNNNNNNNNNNNNNNNNNNNNNNNNNNNNNNNNNNNNNNNNNNNNNNNNNNNNNNNNNNNNNNNNNNNNNNNNNNNNNNNNNNNNNNNNNNNNNNNNNNNNNNNNNNNNNNNNNNNNNNNNNNNNNNNNNNNNNNNNNNNNNNNNNNNNNNNNNNNNNNNNNNNNNNNNNNNNNNNNNNNNNNNNNNNNNNNNNNNNNNNNNNNNNNNNNNNNNNNNNNNNNNNNNNNNNNNNNNNNNNNNNNNNNNNNNNNNNNNNNNNNNNNNNNNNNNNNNNNNNNNNNNNNNNNNNNNNNNNNNNNNNNNNNNNNNNNNNNNNNNNNNNNNNNNNNNNNNNNNNNNNNNNNNNNNNNNNNNNNNNNNNNNNNNNNNNNNNNNNNNNNNNNNNNNNNNNNNNNNNNNNNNNNNNNNNNNNNNNNNNNNNNNNNNNNNNNNNNNNNNNNNNNNNNNNNNNNNNNNNNNNNNNNNNNNNNNNNNNNNNNNNNNNNNNNNNNNNNNNNNNNNNNNNNNNNNNNNNNNNNNNNNNNNNNNNNNNNNNNNNNNNNNNNNNNNNNNNNNNNNNNNNNNNNNNNNNNNNNNNNNNNNNNNNNNNNNNNNNNNNNNNNNNNNNNNNNNNNNNNNNNNNNNNNNNNNNNNNNNNNNNNNNNNNNNNNNNNNNNNNNNNNNNNNNNNNNNNNNNNNNNNNNNNNNNNNNNNNNNNNNNNNNNNNNNNNNNNNNNNNNNNNNNNNNNNNNNNNNNNNNNNNNNNNNNNNNNNNNNNNNNNNNNNNNNNNNNNNNNNNNNNNNNNNNNNNNNNNNNNNNNNNNNNNNNNNNNNNNNNNNNNNNNNNNNNNNNNNNNNNNNNNNNNNNNNNNNNNNNNNNNNNNNNNNNNNNNNNNNNNNNNNNNNNNNNNNNNNNNNNNNNNNNNNNNNNNNNNNNNNNNNNNNNNNNNNNNNNNNNNNNNNNNNNNNNNNNNNNNNNNNNNNNNNNNNNNNNNNNNNNNNNNNNNNNNNNNNNNNNNNNNNNNNNNNNNNNNNNNNNNNNNNNNNNNNNNNNNNNNNNNNNNNNNNNNNNNNNNNNNNNNNNNNNNNNNNNNNNNNNNNNNNNNNNNNNNNNNNNNNNNNNNNNNNNNNNNNNNNNNNNNNNNNNNNNNNNNNNNNNNNNNNNNNNNNNNNNNNNNNNNNNNNNNNNNNNNNNNNNNNNNNNNNNNNNNNNNNNNNNNNNNNNNNNNNNNNNNNNNNNNNNNNNNNNNNNNNNNNNNNNNNNNNNNNNNNNNNNNNNNNNNNNNNNNNNNNNNNNNNNNNNNNNNNNNNNNNNNNNNNNNNNNNNNNNNNNNNNNNNNNNNNNNNNNNNNNNNNNNNNNNNNNNNNNNNNNNNNNNNNNNNNNNNNNNNNNNNNNNNNNNNNNNNNNNNNNNNNNNNNNNNNNNNNNNNNNNNNNNNNNNNNNNNNNNNNNNNNNNNNNNNNNNNNNNNNNNNNNNNNNNNNNNNNNNNNNNNNNNNNNNNNNNNNNNNNNNNNNNNNNNNNNNNNNNNNNNNNNNNNNNNNNNNNNNNNNNNNNNNNNNNNNNNNNNNNNNNNNNNNNNNNNNNNNNNNNNNNNNNNNNNNNNNNNNNNNNNNNNNNNNNNNNNNNNNNNNNNNNNNNNNNNNNNNNNNNNNNNNNNNNNNNNNNNNNNNNNNNNNNNNNNNNNNNNNNNNNNNNNNNNNNNNNNNNNNNNNNNNNNNNNNNNNNNNNNNNNNNNNNNNNNNNNNNNNNNNNNNNNNNNNNNNNNNNNNNNNNNNNNNNNNNNNNNNNNNNNNNNNNNNNNNNNNNNNNNNNNNNNNNNNNNNNNNNNNNNNNNNNNNNNNNNNNNNNNNNNNNNNNNNNNNNNNNNNNNNNNNNNNNNNNNNNNNNNNNNNNNNNNNNNNNNNNNNNNNNNNNNNNNNNNNNNNNNNNNNNNNNNNNNNNNNNNNNNNNNNNNNNNNNNNNNNNNNNNNNNNNNNNNNNNNNNNNNNNNNNNNNNNNNNNNNNNNNNNNNNNNNNNNNNNNNNNNNNNNNNNNNNNNNNNNNNNNNNNNNNNNNNNNNNNNNNNTTtagggtttcgcgtcagatttcaaatactaactaCCATATTGtacgaaaatatggatttccgtccatttttctcgggtagtacaaaaattgcccgaaaagtccagatgaaatcgaggaccagagacccttaaagcattcttctcctaaatttataattgtctttTGGGTTCCACGAATGTTTCTAAACACTGGCCAACGTTTTGTCAAACAATATGGATTTCAATCCATCTTTAtctagtggtacaaaaatcccccaaaaagtctagatgaaattgaggaccggtaTACCCttgtaacattcttctcctaaatttatatttgtgtttcgggttcagcgtcatatttcaaacactagccatcgtctgttccgaaaatacagattttgttccatttttgtctggtggtacgaaaatcgccagaaaagtccagatgaaattgaggaccggtaTACCCttgtaacattcttctcctaaatttatatttgtgtttcgggttcagcgtcatatttcaaacactagccatcgtctgttccgaaaatacagattttgttccatttttgtctggtggtacgaaaatcgccagaaaagtccagatgaaattgaggaccggtaTACCCttgtaacattcttctcctaaatttatatttgtgtttcgggttcagcgtcatatttcaaacactagccatcatttggtccaaaaatacggatttcaatctgCTTTTGTccggttgtacgaaaatcgtcctaaaatgccaaatgaaatcgaggacccgggaaccctaacattcttctcctaaattaatcattgtgtttcgggttccgcgtcaaatattaatcactagccatcgcctaaacccgaaatcctaaatcctaatccCTAAatgtgatttcttaaaccctaaacaggattttttttaaaccctaaacatcctaacacactaaaccctatTGACAATAAATACCCTAATAAAAGGATAACTTTACAACTCTTTTTAATATATGTNNNNNNNNNNNNNNNNNNNNNNNNNNNNNNNNNNNNNNNNNNNNNNNNNNNNNNNNNNNNNNNNNNNNNNNNNNNNNNNNNNNNNNNNNNNNNNNNNNNNNNNNNNNNNNNNNNNNNNNNNNNNNNNNNNNNNNNNNNNNNNNNNNNNNNNNNNNNNNNNNNNNNNNNNNNNNNNNNNNNNNNNNNNNNNNNNNNNNNNNNNNNNNNNNNNNNNNNNNNNNNNNNNNNNNNNNNNNNNNNNNNNNNNNNNNNNNNNNNNNNNNNNNNNNNNNNNNNNNNNNNNNNNNNNNNNNNNNNNNNNNNNNNNNNNNNNNNNNNNNNNNNNNNNNNNNNNNNNNNNNNNNNNNNNNNNNNNNNNNNNNNNNNNNNNNNNNNNNNNNNNNNNNNNNNNNNNNNNNNNNNNNNNNNNNNNNNNNNNNNNNNNNNNNNNNNNNNNNNNNNNNNNNNNNNNNNNNNNNNNNNNNNNNNNNNNNNNNNNNNNNNNNNNNNNNNNNNNNNNNNNNNNNNNNNNNNNNNNNNNNNNNNNNNNNNNNNNNNNNNNNNNNNNNNNNNNNNNNNNNNNNNNNNNNNNNNNNNNNNNNNNNNNNNNNNNNNNNNNNNTTAGGGTTCAGGATTTAGGGTTAacagtttagggtttaggatttagggtttaaggtttaggtttaaggtttaggatttagggttttggcCTTAAGGTTATGTGTTTAGTATTAAGGGTTATCTTCATAACGGAGaataactacaaaacaaagataatagtaacatattataaaattaagttgtcaactaaagatataattaatactttatttgaaaataatattttattatatattatatattattattatcttcgttatgaaaaacaaatacaaaacaaagatgataataacatNNNNNNNNNNNNNNNNNNNNNNNNNNNNNNNNNNNNNNNNNNNNNNNNNNNNNNNNNNNNNNNNNNNNNNNNNNNNNNNNNNNNNNNNNNNNNNNNNNNNNNNNNNNNNNNNNNNNNNNNNNNNNNNNNNNNNNNNNNNNNNNNNNNNNNNNNNNNNNNNNNNNNNNNNNNNNNNNNNNNNNNNNNNNNNNNNNNNNNNNNNNNNNNNNNNNNNNNNNNNNNNNNNNNNNNNNNNNNNNNNNNNNNNNNNNNNNNNNNNNNNNNNNNNNNNNNNNNNNNNNNNNNNNNNNNNNNNNNNNNNNNNNNNNNNNNNNNNNNNNNNNNNNNNNNNNNNNNNNNNNNNNNNNNNNNNNNNNNNNNNNNNNNNNNNNNNNNNNNNNNNNNNNNNNNNNNNNNNNNNNNNNNNNNNNNNNNNNNNNNNNNNNNNNNNNNNNNNNNNNNNNNNNNNNNNNNNNNNNNNNNNNNNNNNNNNNNNNNNNNNNNNNNNNNNNNNNNNNNNNGTtaatttttgtcgtgtggtaccaaaatcgcctaaaaagtccatatgaaatcgaagacctggaaacccttatagtattttttctcttaaatttataacttattttcGAGTTTCGCGTCAGATGTcttgtggtacaaaaatcggccaaaaagtctagatgaaattgcaacttggagacccttgtaggattcttctcctaaatttattactgtgatttgggttccgtgtcagttttcaaatactagccaccatttggtccgaaaatacgtattttggttcgtttttgtcggttggtacgaaaatcgcccNNNNNNNNNNNNNNNNNNNNNNNNNNNNNNNNNNNNNNNNNNNNNNNNNNNNNNNNNNNNNNNNNNNNNNNNNNNNNNNNNNNNNNNNNNNNNNNNNNNNNNNNNNNNNNNNNNNNNNNNNNNNATATGGATTTTGGTccgtttttgtcgggtggtaggaaaatcacccgaaaagtctagatgaaatcgaggaccgagagacccatatagcattgttctcctaactttatcattgtgtttcgggtttcaggTTCCTTGTCTAATTGCAGATACTAGTCTTTGTcctgtccgaaaatacgaattttggcccatttttgtttagtcgtatgaaaatcgcatgtaaagtccaaatgaaaacgAGGACCTGAAGaaccttataacattcttctcctaaatctaaaattgtgttttgggttttggtttatatttcaaacacttgccatcgtctggtccgaaaatatggatttcggtctatttttgtcaggtggtacaaaaatcgcccgaaaagttcagatgaaacactagccattgtttggccggaaaatatggatttcagtttatttttgtcgggtggaacaAAAATCTCGCAAACTgttcagatgaaattgaggacccgGAAACCCAtaaagcattattctcctaaatttataactgttgtTTCTAGTTCaggattagatttcaaacactagccattgtcttgtctgaaaatacggatttcggtccatttttgttagatggtacgaaaatcgcatgaaaagtccaaatgaaatcgaggacctagagactctTGAAGAATTTCTCTCCTAGATTTATAACTGCGGTTCGGGTTCNNNNNNNNNNNNNNNNNNNNNNNNNNNNNNNNNNNNNNNNNNNNNNNNNNNNNNNNNNNNNNNNNNNNNNNNNNNNNNNNNNNNNNNNNNNNNNNNNNNNNNNNNNNNNNNNNNNNNNNNNNNNNNNNNNNNNNNNNNNNNNNNNNNNNNNNNNNNNNNNNNNNNNNNNNNNNNNNNNNNNNNNNNNNNNNNNNNNNNNNNNNNNNNNNNNNNNNNNNNNNNNNNNNNNNNNNNNNNNNNNNNNNNNNNNNNNNNNNNNNNNNNNNNNNNNNNNNNNNNNNNNNNNNNNNNNNNNNNNNNNNNNNNNNNNNNNNNNNNNNNNNNNNNNNNNNNNNNNNNNNNNNNNNNNNNNNNNNNNNNNNNNNNNNNNNNNNNNNNNNNNNNNNNNNNNNNNNNNNNNNNNNNNNNNNNNNNNNNNNNNNNNNNNNNNNNNNNNNNNNNNNNNNNNNNNNNNNNNNNNNNNNNNNNNNNNNNNNNNNNNNNNNNNNNNNNNNNNNNNNNNNNNNNNNNNNNNNNNNNNNNNNNNNNNNNNNNNNNNNNNNNNNNNNNNNNNNNNNNNNNNNNNNNNNNNNNNNNNNNNNNNNNNNNNNNNNNNNNNNNNNNNNNNNNNNNNNNNNNNNNNNNNNNNNNNNNNNNNNNNNNNNNNNNNNNNNNNNNNNNNNNNNNNNNNNNNNNNNNNNNNNNNNNNNNNNNNNNNNNNNNNNNNNNNNNNNNNNNNNNNNNNNNNNNNNNNNNNNNNNNNNNNNNNNNNNNNNNNNNNNNNNNNNNNNNNNNNNNNNNNNNNNNNNNNNNNNNNNNNNNNNNNNNNNNNNNNNNNNNNNNNNNNNNNNNNNNNNNNNNNNNNNNNNNNNNNNNNNNNNNNNNNNNNNNNNNNNNNNNNNNNNNNNNNNNNNNNNNNNNNNNNNNNNNNNNNNNNNNNNNNNNNNNNNNNNNNNNNNNNNNNNNNNNNNNNNNNNNNNNNNNNNNNNNNNNNNNNNNNNNNNNNNNNNNNNNNNNNNNNNNNNNNNNNNNNNNNNNNNNNNNNNNNNNNNNNNNNNNNNNNNNNNNNNNNNNNNNNNNNNNNNNNNNNNNNNNNNNNNNNNNNNNNNNNNNNNNNNNNNNNNNNNNNNNNNNNNNNNNNNNNNNNNNNNNNNNNNNNNNNNNNNNNNNNNNNNNNNNNNNNNNNNNNNNNNNNNNNNNNNNNNNNNNNNNNNNNNNNNNNNNNNNNNNNNNNNNNNNNNNNNNNNNNNNNNNNNNNNNNNNNNNNNNNNNNNNNNNNNNNNNNNNNNNNNNNNNNNNNNNNNNNNNNNNNNNNNNNNNNNNNNNNNNNNNNNNNNNNNNNNNNNNNNNNNNNNNNNNNNNNNNNNNNNNNNNNNNNNNNNNNNNNNNNNNNNNNNNNNNNNNNNNNNNNNNNNNNNNNNNNNNNNNNNNNNNNNNNNNNNNNNNNNNNNNNNNNNNNNNNNNNNNNNNNNNNNNNNNNNNNNNNNNNNNNNNNNNNNNNNNNNNNNNNNNNNNNNNNNNNNNNNNNNNNNNNNNNNNNNNNNNNNNNNNNNNNNNNNNNNNNNNNNNNNNNNNNNNNNNN from Cicer arietinum cultivar CDC Frontier isolate Library 1 chromosome 3, Cicar.CDCFrontier_v2.0, whole genome shotgun sequence encodes:
- the LOC113785044 gene encoding uncharacterized protein; translation: MQKLTPRFIGPYQILKPDSNVAYQIALPPSLSNLHSVFHVSQLCNYIFDPSHVIESNKVQIKENLTFETLPLRIEDQKTKELRGKTISLVKVVWGGVTGESAMWEVQSQMRDSYPELFLSGKFRG